The Phycodurus eques isolate BA_2022a chromosome 17, UOR_Pequ_1.1, whole genome shotgun sequence nucleotide sequence tgtgtgtgtgtgtgtgtgtacgcgtgtgcgTGTCTGCGCATGTGTACAGTACCTTTAAAAAATTAGTTGCATGTATGAgttaatgtggggggaaaaaaactctaTCAACATGAATTGTTATGCCGATGACTCCAAACTATATCGATCAGTGCAACCTTACGAGAGCGCAGTTATTCAAGCAGACATGAAAGCACGTCACGTCATCTGACGAGGTCTCTCCGAGGACTGAAGACAGCGATACCATTTTACTCACGAATCGGCATTGTCAAACCGCACGATTTgcgtttcttttcacaaatccTAACCTGTTCGAAGCTCAGAGGGATGGGGTTCTCGAACAAGGTCCAAACCACGGCCTCCGTGCAGCCCGGTGTGGTCAGAGACCCGTTATAGCGGTAAAAGGTGGTCAGGTTGCGCTCAGGCGGAATGAGCTGTGCCAAGGAGGTAGGAGGCAGAGAGGCAGTTGGCGTCTAGGgggggagaggaaaaaaaaaaaaaaaaaaaagcaacaacaatgtaaGGACGATGGCCATGTTTTCCCACTTAACTTGTTTTGATTGAACATCAGCACCTACTTGTGGGTTCGATGCTTCGCAGAGCGCTGATAACGGGGTCATACTTTCGGTTTGCGCTGTTGGACATCTGGAAAGTGGGAAGCGACAGATTTCAGCTCGGCTGAATTTCCACTTGTCCGACGGTGTGATTTTGAAAAAGTGTGGGATTGAAATAATCACCTCATAAAAAAAGCCCAGGACCGCAACTCCTTCTGGATCCGCAAGTGCCGTCATCAAATCGTTGTAGTGATGCTTCACGTGCACGATGTGCAGCTGCACGAAAACAGTTAGAATGGGACCACTTTTTCCGCGCAGGCCTTTCTGTATGTTTCTGCACACTTGACCAACAAAACTATTGGAGCTTTATCAAACTGTCGACATTTCAACAATAGGTGGCAGCAAAAAGGGACACGTCAGCAAAAGCTACGACAATCTAAGGAATGCAGCTTGTGTGAAGGCGCTTAGCTGTCAAAGGAAAACCTCAGAGTTGCCGACGTAGCCGAAAACAAAAGGATGAAATTGGCTATTGAATGGGGCGGTTAAGGAAGCGAGCTACATGTAATAATTTGACCTTTAGTTCACAGCTTCAGAATCATTTGGCTGGTACACTGGCCTATGCGCTGCCATAACTAGCATAACTATGGGTTCATGACACGATGGTTTGAATCCTGCTCAAATTTTGTTCAAATCACCATTTCTTCAAGTAGTTGGTGAGTGAGCTAGTTATGGCAGCATGCACGGGGGTCCGCCAGCCCCCGTTTTACGGGTTGATGTGCCCTTTAAATTGCTAACCGTACAGCCTACGCCCAGCAGAGGGCGCTTCcgcttccatccattttcagcaacgcttatcccggttagggtcgcggggcgccgcagcccatcccagccgactccgggcgaaaggcggactccgCCCTCCACTGGTCTTAAATGCAAATATCATTTTTCTCCACGGTCAGAAGAGGATCTCGCCACTTCCGAAAATCCGAATTGCGTCATTCGTTTGCACGCTTCAATTGCTCTGTTGTCCCAAAATCCATAAACGATGTCATCGAGTAGATGTTTGAGTCGAGAATGAAACTCATTCGACCCAATTTGTACGATTCCATCCGAGTCataacaaataatgaaaaacaaaatgtcgtTTCGATGAGTTTAATTGGCCAAAAGTGGCCACAAAGGAGCCAAAAGGTACATCGGAGGTCAAGGGCAGAAGTCGCAAATGATAAAACCTTGGGAGGTTTCGTGACATCTATTTTACTTTCTGCACAGCTAACGTGGTGGGGAAAAGGTGAGGCTGACACAAATGGCCGGCAGAGAGTCCAgcgggtgaaaaaaaaacaaaaaaaaaacaaaaaggcgtGTATATTTGTTGTAAGGTACCTCCATGGGATAGCGCTCCCCGTCGATGGTGTGTTCAGAGCCCGGCCCGCCATTGTTGCCCCAGTGCAGGTGGAACTGGACGGCCTTGTAGGTGCTCGGCAGACCTCCGCCCGAGACGGTGCACAGGTGAGGAACTCCCACTTGAACTGGAGAAGACAAAAGAGAGTCACGGTCACACGTGGACTCCTCCGCTGTCGCCGCTCTGACTTGGCGCTCACCCGAGTGGCCGTTATTCTTCACGGTTCCTCGGAAGATCTGCTGGTAGTCGGCGAAGTCGAAGGGAGTCAGACGCTCGTCTTTCAAAGTCTTTCTGGTGACAACGTTGATGGGCGATTGGGACTTTCCAGCACAGGCGCCGTCGGCGCGGTTCCACTTTTCCGGCGCTGCAACACAGCGACGCGCGTTCTCAGTTTGGGGTTTTCCGATGCTACAAAACGTGCCGAAATCCGGCTTACCGTTACATTGACGCTCACAGGTGAACTGCGACTGATAGCACCAGTCTGAAAGGGAAAAGAACAGGACCGAACCCATTGGTGCATATTTAATGTATCTTTTA carries:
- the ca4a gene encoding carbonic anhydrase 4a, with protein sequence MLMAKYKTPLQECDPHDRRVVADMQHPALVAAFLASSWTLCSAAGDWCYQSQFTCERQCNAPEKWNRADGACAGKSQSPINVVTRKTLKDERLTPFDFADYQQIFRGTVKNNGHSVQVGVPHLCTVSGGGLPSTYKAVQFHLHWGNNGGPGSEHTIDGERYPMELHIVHVKHHYNDLMTALADPEGVAVLGFFYEMSNSANRKYDPVISALRSIEPTSPTASLPPTSLAQLIPPERNLTTFYRYNGSLTTPGCTEAVVWTLFENPIPLSFEQLRAFSELKFHDGKPMVGTFRPVQPLNGRPVFRSGGAAVSVGSGLLAAALATAAGLSRLN